In Ovis aries strain OAR_USU_Benz2616 breed Rambouillet chromosome 14, ARS-UI_Ramb_v3.0, whole genome shotgun sequence, a single genomic region encodes these proteins:
- the LOC114118079 gene encoding zinc finger protein OZF-like, with protein MKGSTATGPLEGTSQQSLTFRDVAIDFSQEEWGFLDPAQRELYTAVMLETYQNLVWLGISVAEPNIAFLLEQGPQPWVIREEDAGAPGAENESTQKSKELSLRKRIKGETHQHERVMKKTSSTGRDYEKASSTRAYLVIHQKMKKEEKCYQCFECGKSFCRRSTLIQHQRVHTGERPYQCSECSKAFNQKAHLAQHQRTHTGEKPYTCGQCTRAFSQVTHLTQHQIIHTGEKFHCCSECGKAFSRPSALADHQRIHSGEKPFKCKACGRAFTQSAQLLRHQKIHSEDKPYRCSKCPKSFIRLSSLTEHQRTHTGEKPYQCEDCPKAFCRLVQLTQHQRTHTGEKPYTCQECGRAFTCRSHFTVHRRSHTGERPYECQVCRKTFNNHSSLVTHDRTHSGVKPFRCDACGKAFSTSSSLCQHKRIHTGEKPYSCHKCGKSFRCRSHLSRHQQTHTGEY; from the exons ATGAAGGGGAGCACGGCCACTGGACCTCTGGAAGGCACATCACAG CAATCACTGACATTCCGAGATGTGGCCATCGACTTTTCCCAAGAAGAGTGGGGATTCCTGGACCCCGCTCAGAGAGAACTGTACacagctgtgatgttggagactTACCAGAACCTGGTCTGGCTGG GCATATCTGTTGCTGAGCCCAACATAGCCTTCCTACTGGAGCAAGGCCCACAGCCCTGGGTGATCAGGGAGGAGGATGCAGGAGCTCCAGGAGCAG AGAATGAGTCAACACAGAAGAGTAAGGAATTGTCTTTAAGGAAGAGGAtaaaaggagaaacacaccaacaTGAGAGAGTGATGAAAAAAACGAGCAGCACGGGTAGAGACTATGAAAAGGCCTCCAGCACCAGGGCATACCTCGTCATCCATCAGAAgatgaagaaggaagagaagtgcTACCAGTGCTTCGAGTGTGGGAAATCCTTCTGTCGCCGATCGACTCTCATCCAGCATCAGAGGGTCCACACGGGAGAGAGACCCTATCAGTGCAGCGAGTGCAGCAAAGCCTTCAACCAGAAGGCCCACCTCGCCCAACACCAGCGCACccacacgggcgagaagccctACACCTGCGGGCAGTGCACACGGGCCTTCAGCCAGGTGACACACCTCACCCAGCACCAGATCATCCACACCGGAGAGAAGTTCCATTGCTGCAGCgagtgtgggaaagcctttagCCGCCCCTCCGCCCTTGCGGACCACCAGAGAATCCACAGTGGAGAGAAACCCTTCAAGTGCAAGGCCTGCGGCAGAGCCTTCACACAGAGCGCCCAGCTCCTCAGACACCAGAAGATCCACTCTGAAGACAAGCCCTACAGATGCAGCAAGTGCCCCAAGTCCTTCATCCGTCTCTCTTCCCTGACGGAGCACCAGAGGACTCACACCGGAGAGAAGCCCTATCAATGTGAGGACTGCCCGAAGGCCTTCTGCCGCCTCGTGCAGCTCACTCAGCACCAGAGGACCCACACTGGTGAGAAGCCCTACACGTGTCAGGAATGCGGCCGGGCCTTCACCTGCAGGTCCCATTTCACTGTCCACAGGCGGAGTCACACAGGAGAGAGACCCTATGAATGTCAGGTGTGCCGGAAAACCTTCAACAATCACTCCTCCCTGGTGACGCATGACAGGACTCACAGTGGAGTGAAGCCCTTCAGGTGCGATGCGTGTGGGAAGGCCTTCAGCACTTCCTCCTCGCTCTGTCAACATAAGAGGATTCATACTGGGGAAAAGCCCTACAGTTGCCACAAATGTGGGAA